One Coregonus clupeaformis isolate EN_2021a chromosome 21, ASM2061545v1, whole genome shotgun sequence DNA window includes the following coding sequences:
- the LOC121535640 gene encoding LOW QUALITY PROTEIN: homeobox and leucine zipper protein Homez (The sequence of the model RefSeq protein was modified relative to this genomic sequence to represent the inferred CDS: deleted 1 base in 1 codon) codes for MATHVDCNTRIGLEVNMKESSLCDVTRTEREGKHASPHSSKTSHHQITNGKSKLSSDPSATDSDVSEGRDGGVSFSTNHNSVVCLPLVSEGLKLVWTQSDQTRELDTISELVQAFNVFPYPTSREVNALARLCALPLDKVKVWFMVQRIKYGISWASEEIEETRRKLAGPERINDNANEKEIKMRNTRNGCGAISVEAEDDDPMNNGLHSSLLHPRKRARRESPEPCKPAATVQHFSSSLPPPQDSYYYRPPVDMPATTATDASLSLSETSLGSPQQRGRYKKTKAQLAVLRSSFLRENWPAETELRRLQEETGLSRNDIRKWFSDSRYQLRNGRGLLGTSMVYPQLTTGDSKNESQQLRPLPLVAHRPRDQENGVEVQGGAQGKGARSNGVKDSHFFQNFLSNSLEAFGEGAVGVEAEEDEVAEEASVHTETVKEENEAVVKHEEKPLHLIRGSKDPEIKQPPSAVTISASSSPSHSTTPPPSTANKRSSTSTSTVQRSARSAKASLTALSLSSPPSSSSPLLTPAGRPRKTKEQLDILKEHFLRCQWPKSEDYTQLVELTGLPRADVSQWFGDTRYAVKNGQLRWVQGVREQFREQFLAELATQQNGSGGNGSSGTTRVTGSRKRKSQVNGATAPTSTADSPDINPLEVYHRLTGVLHEKDLDALCKKSRMSYQKVRDWFASQESKVIDPEPNVTD; via the exons ATGGCAACACACGTTGACTGTAACACAAGAATAGGACTGGAGGTAAACATGAAGGAGTCATCCCTGTGTGATGTCACAAGGACAGAGCGCGAAGGAAAGCATGCCTCCCCGCATTCCTCCAAGACTTCACACCACCAGATCACCAATGGAAAGAGCAAGCTATCCTCTGACCCCAGTGCAACAGACAGTGATGTAAGCGAGGGCAGAGATGGGGGTGTTAGTTTCAGCACCAACCATAACTCTGTGGTGTGCCTGCCTTTGGTCTCTGAGGGACTGAAGCTAGTATGGACACAGTCAGATCAGACACGTGAGCTTGACACCATCTCAGAGCTGGTCCAGGCATTCAATGTG TTCCCATACCCAACATCTCGTGAGGTGAATGCCTTGGCACGGCTCTGTGCCCTGCCTCTGGACAAAGTCAAGGTCTGGTTCATGGTGCAGAGAATCAAATACGGCATCAGCTGGGCCTCAGAGGAGATTGAGGAGACGCGTCGCAAGCTGGCCGGACCTGAGCGGATTAACGACAATGCAAATGAGAAGGAGATAAAAATGAGGAATACGAGGAATGGGTGTGGGGCAATATCTGTGGAGGCAGAGGATGATGATCCAATGAATAATGGTCTTCACTCCTCCCTGCTTCACCCAAGAAAACGAGCCAGACGTGAGAGCCCAGAACCCTGCAAACCAGCCGCCACCGTCCAACATTTCAgttcctctctcccaccccctcagGATTCATACTACTACCGCCCTCCTGTGGACATGCCAGCAACTACCGCAACTGATGCTTCCTTGAGCCTCTCTGAGACCTCACTTGGCTCTCCACAGCAACGCGGACGCTACAAAAAGACCAAAGCCCAACTTGCAGTCCTTCGCAGCAGCTTCCTGCGGGAAAACTGGCCCGCAGAGACGGAGCTCCGACGCCTGCAGGAGGAAACCGGCCTGAGCCGCAATGACATCCGCAAGTGGTTCAGCGACAGCCGGTACCAGCTTAGAAATGGGCGTGGACTCCTTGGAACATCCATGGTCTATCCTCAGTTGACCACAGGAGACTCAAAGAACGAGTCTCAGCAACTTCGACCTCTTCCACTCGTAGCTCACAGGCCTCGGGATCAAGAAAATGGTGTTGAAGTGCAGGGAGGGGCTCAAGGGAAGGGAGCTCGCAGCAACGGGGTGAAAGATTCACACTTCTTCCAGAACTTCCTGTCAAACAGCCTGGAGGCCTTTGGGGAGGGAGCAGTGGGAGTGGAGGCGGAGGAGGACGAGGTTGCGGAGGAAGCCTCTGTTCACACTGAGACTGTTAAGGAAGAGAACGAGGCGGTGGTGAAACATGAAGAAAAGCCCCTACACTTGATTAGGGGCAGTAAGGACCCAGAGATTAAACAACCACCATCAGCCGTTACCATCTctgcttcctcctccccctcgcaTTCTACCACCCCTCCACCTTCGACTGCTAATAAGCGTAGTTCTACTAGCACCAGCACGGTGCAGAGGTCTGCTCGCTCAGCCAAAGCCTCACTGACAGccctgtctctctccagtcctccCTCATCCTCGTCTCCTCTTCTTACACCCGCTGGCCGACCACGGAAGACCAAGGAACAACTGGACATACTAAAGGAGCACTTCTTGCGGTGCCAGTGGCCTAAGAGTGAGGACTACACCCAGCTGGTAGAGCTCACAGGCTTGCCACGTGCAGACGTCAGCCAGTGGTTTGGGGATACGCGCTATGCTGTTAAAAATGGTCAGCTACGCTGGGTGCAGGGGGTACGTGAGCAATTCCGTGAGCAATTCCTGGCTGAACTAGCCACACAGCAAAAtggcagtggtggaaacggtTCCAGTGGGACCACTCGGGTTACGGGTAGCCGCAAACGAAAGTCTCAAGTGAATGGCGCAACAGCACCAACGTCCACTGCAGATTCCCCGGACATCAATCCGCTGGAGGTTTACCATCGCTTGACAGGGGTTCTTCATGAGAAAGACCTTGATGCCCTTTGCAAAAAGTCACGAATGAGCTACCAGAAGGTGCGGGACTGGTTTGCATCTCAGGAGAGCAAGGTAATTGACCCAGAGCCCAATGTTACTGATTGA
- the LOC121535641 gene encoding RING finger protein 212B, which yields MDWFHCNSCFRREGQNFAVSSCGHICCEGCINPSKKQCTVCGASCNYLAISDQMKPQEQVFFKDPVKLIQSRLEHIAQITLFQRRQKERVIVYFKNKSMELERRLKDVTDQCYRQVLELKRENAELKKPLSQRRASPGHFQTNGSAQRMSLPVAVTSPVTPRSRPVSHQGFAETQERFRDRNPRLTLATPPGSATSISSLSSLHERGGFRTPTIISTPTRSENLTPNIFQFLTGSSLHSPRTFRNGQ from the exons ATGGACTGGTTTCACTGTAACAGCTGCTTCCGAAGAGAGGGCCAGAACTTTGCTGTCTCCAGCTGTGGTCACATCTGCTGTGAAGGGTGCATCAACCCTAGTAAAA AACAATGCACTGTGTGTGGAGCCAGCTGCAATTACCTGGCCATCTCAGATCAG ATGAAGCCTCAGGAGCAGGTGTTCTTCAAAGACCCTGTGAAGCTCATTCAGTCTCGTCTGGAGCACATAGCACAG ATTACTCTATTCCAGCGAAGGCAGAAGGAAAGGGTCATTGTCTACTTTAAAAACAAATCTATGGagctggagaggagactgaaggaTGTCACAGATCAGTGTTACAG GCAAGTTTTAGAGCTGAAAAGAGAGAATGCTGAGTTGAAGAAACCTCTCTCTCAGAGGAGG GCATCACCTGGACACTTTCAAACAAATGG CAGTGCCCAAAGGATGTCTCTCCCAGTGGCTGTTACCTCCCCAG TCACCCCTCGCTCACGTCCTGTTAG CCACCAAGGCTTTGCTGAAACCCAGGAGAGGTTCAGAGATAGAAACCCTAGGCTCACCCTCGCA ACTCCGCCTGGTTCTGCCACATCAATCTCCAGCCTGAGCTCTCTGCACGAGCGTGGTGGCTTCA GGACTCCCACCATTATTAGCACTCCCACCCG GTCTGAGAATCTGACTCCTAACATTTTCCAGTTCTTGACTGGGTCATCACTGCACTCGCCAAGGACTTTCAGAAATGGCCAGTAA
- the LOC121534719 gene encoding uncharacterized protein LOC121534719, which produces MSLLWQCAIVLAVVAARAANDGFSVDCEKRSIKVTWKVSPELVENAARLFLGHCVPSKFSVLPTGEGEATFHYNLNGCAIKKRVTGKKHIYSTNLTYRPDRKPKPAAISHHIKCVYTRPEGWIPPFLIPASGSAEGHGGLVFHMALLNEDLTGLAKTSLFPLGSFIPIWAAVDQKDHQPLLLLMEECVAATTPELQSESLVYPIITNKGCLADGKTGNSRFLPRYHSSAILLYLQSFKFALGEEVYIHCKLVAWDPEVLDKEKKACHYIKETGGWELLDDPSQSVLCKCCESSCKPRLKRGLHSEPQGLVQNAVLGPLTIVGHSETQISSESIKYPTVDQVDWMASPTEHWYSIMMASFWHSAVLLCMAVAANVAQEDMEVDCGPDSVTLRWRAARSQMDASLLRLGDCYPSSVSAGEAMFQVELSDCNFRRMVTGDTLMYMNELTSMSAPKAHLKSVFQSYPVVCAYERPADWAPPIFDVVLFHTYGQGDLVYHMGLMTDDFSGPHLSREYPLGSSIHILAAVEQKDHQPLLLLLEECVATTMPELQPAGPVYPIITKGCLVDSMTSNSKFEPRRETSEIRLSLKAFKFTVGEEVYIHCKLLAWDPSGLDTSRKACHYVKGHGWELLDDPSHSNLCSCCDSSCKSQKRRGIPSGKLGQTQNAVLGPLTTTDNSPA; this is translated from the exons ATGTCTCTCCTGTGGCAATGTGCAATCGTTTtggctgttgtagcagcaagGGCTGCCAACGACG GTTTTAGTGTGGATTGTGAGAAACGCTCCATTAAAGTGACATGGAAGGTCAGTCCAGAGTTGGTTGAGAATGCTGCCCGTCTCTTCCTTGGACACTGCGTTCCATCCAAATTTTCTGTTCTTCCCACTGGAGAAGGGGAAGCGACATTCCACTACAACCTCAATGGCTGTGCAATCAAGAAACGG GTGACTGGCAAAAAACACATCTACTCAACCAACCTGACTTACAGACCTGACCGAAAGCCCAAACCTGCTGCTATTAGTCACCACATTAAGTGTGTTTACACAAG acCTGAGGGATGGATTCCCCCATTCCTTATCCCTGCCTCTGGTAGTGCTGAGGGTCATGGAGGATTGGTTTTCCACATGGCACTCCTCAATG AAGACCTTACTGGTCTGGCCAAGACCAGCCTGTTCCCCCTGGGCTCTTTCATCCCCATCTGGGCAGCAGTGGACCAGAAGGACCACCAGCCCTTGCTGCTGCTCATGGAGGAGTGTGTGGCGGCCACTACACCAGAACTGCAGTCTGAGAGTCTGGTGTACCCAATAATCACCAACAAGGG TTGCCTTGCAGATGGGAAGACTGGGAACTCCAGGTTCCTGCCTAGGTACCACTCGTCTGCTATCCTGCTTTACCTGCAGTCCTTCAAGTTTGCCCTCGGCGAGGAA GTATATATCCATTGCAAGCTTGTTGCATGGGACCCTGAGGTTCTTGATAAAGAAAAGAAGGCTTGCCACTATATTAAAGAGACTGGAGG ATGGGAGCTGCTGGATGACCCGTCTCAAAGTGTCCTCTGCAAGTGCTGTGAATCCAGTTGCAAGCCTCGGTTGAAGAGGGGCTTGCATTCAG AACCCCAGGGCTTGGTTCAAAACGCTGTCCTTGGACCGCTCACAATAGTGGGACACTCTGAAACCCAGATCTCCAGTGAATCCATAAAGTATCCTACTGTAGACCAAG TTGACTGGATG GCATCACCAACTGAACATTGGTATTCAATCATGATGGCTTCCTTTTGGCACAGTGCGGTTCTCCTATGCATGGCTGTTGCTGCCAATGTGGCACAAGAAG ATATGGAGGTAGACTGTGGCCCTGATTCAGTGACCTTGAGATGGAGGGCAGCCAGGTCACAAATGGATGCCTCACTCCTCCGTCTGGGAGACTGTTATCCCTCCAGTGTTTCTGCTGGGGAGGCCATGTTCCAAGTGGAACTCAGTGACTGTAACTTCAGGAGAATG GTGACTGGGGACACACTGATGTACATGAATGAGCTGACCTCTATGTCTGCTCCCAAAGCTCACCTGAAGTCTGTCTTTCAGTCTTACCCAGTGGTTTGTGCCTATGAAAG GCCCGCAGACTGGGCGCCTCCCATATTTGATGTAGTACTGTTTCATACATATGGTCAAGGAGATCTGGTCTACCACATGGGACTTATGACGG ATGACTTCTCTGGACCACATCTGTCTAGGGAATACCCCCTTGGCTCCTCCATCCATATCTTGGCAGCAGTGGAGCAGAAGGACCATCAGCCTTTGCTGCTTCTCTTAGAGGAGTGTGTTGCGACCACAATGCCAGAGCTGCAGCCAGCAGGCCCAGTGTACCCCATCATCACCAAGGG ATGTCTTGTGGATAGCATGACTTCAAACTCAAAGTTTGAACCAAGACGAGAAACCTCTGAAATCCGTCTGTCTCTGAAAGCCTTCAAGTTCACCGTTGGCGAGGAA GTCTATATACATTGCAAGCTTTTGGCCTGGGACCCCAGTGGCCTTGACACCAGCAGGAAGGCCTGCCACTATGTGAAAGGGCATGG TTGGGAGCTCCTTGATGACCCCTCCCATAGTAACCTCTGTAGCTGCTGTGACTCCAGCTGCAAGTCCCAGAAGAGAAGGGGAATACCATCAG GTAAACTTGGGCAAACTCAAAATGCAGTCCTTGGACCACTTACAACCACTGATAATTCACCGGCCTGA